The proteins below come from a single Arthrobacter sp. zg-Y1171 genomic window:
- a CDS encoding BTAD domain-containing putative transcriptional regulator: protein MAGIRVRLMGPPSIECPAGDGRQPRGRKGWGLLTYLLLHRIPTPRGQLAAMLFPDAGDPLGALRWHLSDLRRVLGPGSVLQGDPLILRLPPSSSCDADTAAPWSADTASAELLERLEFADCPGFDTWLTVERHRLRHFVETAAYEKGLAALADGDTGSAVKFAGQAVRLDPLNGDFHALLVRALLAVGDRSGARDQAARCTRLFAEHLGLGMPAEVQQALAAPDVRISALPATAVAVRSYLEAAASCLAAGAATPALAHLRVAGGLAERTRNRQLQAEALLALAGALIHGAGGRGAEVADLLHRVVSLSGPDGSPAVQAAAYRELGFLAVQRGFPASGIRWLARALALASAAGLADETARVLGVRGMLATDTADYPAAAEALATSTGLSTDGGNLRQAAFARAMLGRLYLLTGQHGTAAEELDASLMLLASEHWTAFRPLVEALRSEAYLLSGASVEAAELADHAVALAEAFGDRCYLDSAFQAKARVLLAAGDRAAAGEWIRRGLRPDPWYRWFRGRNLEFACTVALHSDPPLALVYARELSELSSRYGHDELTVRAYSFRAALGDSAVETAIPLLAARITNPRLRADLAGLAHGTAHAGIGH, encoded by the coding sequence ATGGCCGGGATTAGGGTGCGCCTCATGGGGCCGCCGTCGATCGAGTGCCCAGCCGGTGACGGGAGGCAGCCCCGTGGCCGGAAGGGTTGGGGGCTGCTCACCTATCTGCTGCTGCACCGCATTCCCACTCCGCGCGGCCAGCTGGCCGCGATGCTGTTTCCCGATGCCGGGGATCCGCTCGGGGCGCTGCGCTGGCACCTGTCGGATCTGCGCCGCGTGCTGGGCCCGGGCTCGGTGCTGCAGGGCGACCCGCTGATCCTGCGGCTGCCGCCGTCGTCGTCCTGCGACGCCGATACCGCCGCACCTTGGTCAGCGGACACCGCGTCCGCCGAACTCCTTGAGCGGCTGGAGTTCGCTGACTGCCCCGGCTTCGATACCTGGCTGACCGTGGAACGTCACCGGCTGCGGCACTTCGTTGAAACAGCGGCCTACGAAAAGGGGTTGGCTGCCCTCGCCGACGGCGATACCGGCAGTGCCGTGAAGTTCGCCGGGCAGGCCGTTCGCCTGGACCCGCTGAACGGTGACTTCCATGCCCTGCTTGTCCGCGCCCTCCTGGCCGTCGGGGACCGCAGCGGAGCCCGGGACCAGGCCGCCCGGTGCACCCGCCTTTTTGCCGAACACCTTGGCCTGGGCATGCCCGCTGAAGTCCAGCAGGCCCTGGCCGCCCCGGATGTCAGGATCAGTGCCCTGCCGGCCACCGCCGTCGCGGTCAGGTCCTATCTGGAAGCGGCCGCGTCCTGCCTCGCCGCCGGTGCCGCCACGCCCGCGTTGGCGCACCTGCGGGTGGCCGGCGGCCTGGCCGAACGGACCCGGAACCGCCAGCTGCAGGCCGAGGCACTTCTGGCCCTGGCGGGAGCCCTGATCCACGGTGCCGGCGGCCGCGGCGCCGAGGTCGCCGACCTGCTGCACCGCGTGGTGTCCCTCTCCGGGCCGGACGGCAGTCCTGCCGTGCAGGCTGCCGCGTACCGGGAACTGGGATTCCTCGCCGTGCAGCGCGGCTTCCCGGCGAGCGGGATTCGCTGGCTGGCCCGGGCGTTGGCGTTGGCGTCGGCGGCCGGACTGGCGGACGAAACGGCCAGGGTGTTGGGCGTCCGCGGAATGCTGGCCACCGATACCGCTGACTATCCCGCGGCCGCCGAAGCGCTGGCCACATCGACGGGCCTGAGTACCGACGGCGGCAACCTCCGGCAGGCGGCGTTCGCCCGTGCCATGCTGGGCCGGCTATACCTGCTGACCGGGCAGCACGGCACCGCCGCTGAGGAACTGGACGCGTCCCTGATGCTCCTCGCGAGTGAGCACTGGACCGCGTTCCGACCGCTGGTGGAGGCCCTGAGAAGCGAGGCATATCTGCTTTCCGGCGCTTCGGTGGAAGCGGCGGAGCTGGCCGACCACGCGGTCGCGCTGGCCGAGGCGTTCGGGGACCGCTGTTATCTGGACTCGGCGTTCCAGGCCAAGGCCCGGGTCCTGCTGGCTGCCGGCGACCGGGCTGCTGCGGGAGAGTGGATCCGCCGCGGGCTGCGCCCCGACCCCTGGTACCGCTGGTTCCGGGGACGGAACCTGGAATTCGCCTGCACGGTTGCGCTGCATTCGGATCCCCCGCTGGCACTCGTGTACGCACGGGAGCTCAGCGAGTTGTCCAGCCGCTACGGGCACGACGAGCTCACCGTCCGGGCCTATTCCTTCCGGGCGGCGCTGGGGGACTCGGCCGTGGAAACGGCTATTCCGCTGCTGGCCGCCCGCATCACCAATCCCCGGCTGCGGGCTGACCTTGCCGGCCTTGCACACGGCACCGCACACGCCGGGATCGGACACTGA
- a CDS encoding YciI family protein, whose amino-acid sequence MKYMFIMRATDEALQASKAIPFEQIINQMGAYNESMINAGVMIGGEGLADVSEGSGLVVDFSEDPPLVTDGPYGETHELFNGFWIVQVGSREEAAEWASRAPLGPGSKLEVRRVNEADDFADFADNEYIRKEELWRQEEENLNAENR is encoded by the coding sequence ATGAAGTACATGTTCATCATGCGGGCCACCGACGAGGCGCTGCAGGCGTCCAAGGCCATCCCGTTTGAGCAGATCATCAACCAGATGGGTGCCTACAACGAATCGATGATCAATGCCGGAGTGATGATCGGAGGCGAAGGCCTGGCGGACGTCTCCGAGGGCAGCGGGTTGGTGGTGGATTTCTCCGAGGATCCGCCGCTGGTCACCGACGGCCCCTACGGCGAAACCCACGAACTCTTCAACGGATTCTGGATTGTGCAGGTGGGCTCCCGTGAGGAGGCCGCGGAGTGGGCCAGCCGTGCGCCGCTTGGCCCCGGGTCCAAACTCGAGGTCCGGCGCGTGAATGAAGCCGACGATTTCGCCGACTTTGCGGACAACGAATACATCCGGAAGGAAGAGCTGTGGCGTCAGGAAGAGGAGAACCTGAACGCGGAGAACAGATAG
- a CDS encoding RNA polymerase sigma factor, with product MDSAAAVRGRLDALWRIEGARIVAALARVTGDVGLAEDAAQDAVAEALASWSGTGIPRNPGAWISTVAKRRAIDRWRRAERLQDRYEMLARRAQDEAAPEWDPLPDDVLRLLFTACHPVLSTEAQIALTLRVVGSLRTDEIARLFLVPTATVQQRIVRARKTLAAARVPFEPPEPNEWTPRLRGVLHVIYLMFTEGCAATSGENWTRPDLANEALRIGRVLAGLVPRVPEAHALVALMEFSASRFAARTGPGGAPVLLADQDRTRWDRAQIHRGAAGLARADGLSEELGRARGSYALQAAIAQCHATAARPGLTDWPRIVLLYEALGRLSPGPVVELNRAVAVSMATGPEAALAIVDRLAAEGALRGSHLLPSVRAELLARLGRTEEARAEFSAAAALARNRREREVLERRAAAP from the coding sequence GTGGATTCCGCGGCAGCAGTCCGGGGACGCCTCGATGCCCTGTGGCGCATCGAAGGCGCCCGGATTGTGGCCGCCCTGGCCCGGGTGACCGGCGACGTCGGCCTTGCCGAGGACGCCGCGCAGGACGCCGTCGCCGAGGCCCTGGCCTCATGGAGCGGAACCGGCATTCCCCGCAACCCCGGTGCCTGGATCAGTACGGTGGCCAAACGCCGGGCCATCGACAGGTGGCGGCGGGCCGAGCGGCTTCAGGACCGCTACGAGATGCTGGCACGCCGGGCGCAGGACGAGGCAGCCCCGGAGTGGGACCCGCTGCCCGATGATGTGCTTCGGCTGCTGTTCACGGCCTGCCATCCGGTGCTCTCCACGGAGGCACAGATTGCCTTGACCCTGCGGGTGGTGGGGTCGCTGCGCACCGACGAAATTGCCCGGCTGTTCCTGGTCCCCACAGCCACAGTGCAGCAGCGCATTGTCCGGGCCCGGAAAACCCTGGCGGCGGCCAGGGTTCCCTTTGAACCGCCGGAGCCCAATGAGTGGACGCCGCGGCTGCGCGGGGTGCTGCATGTCATCTACCTGATGTTCACCGAAGGGTGCGCGGCGACCAGCGGCGAGAACTGGACCCGGCCGGACCTGGCGAACGAAGCGCTGCGGATCGGAAGGGTCCTCGCCGGGCTGGTCCCCCGGGTACCGGAAGCACACGCGCTCGTGGCCCTGATGGAATTCTCCGCCTCCCGCTTCGCCGCCCGCACCGGTCCCGGCGGTGCGCCCGTCCTGCTGGCGGACCAGGACCGCACCCGCTGGGACCGGGCGCAGATCCACCGCGGCGCCGCCGGCCTTGCCCGTGCCGACGGGCTGTCGGAGGAACTCGGCCGCGCACGCGGGAGCTATGCCCTGCAGGCCGCTATCGCGCAGTGCCACGCCACGGCCGCACGGCCCGGGCTCACGGACTGGCCCCGCATCGTGCTGCTCTACGAAGCACTGGGGCGGCTCTCCCCCGGTCCCGTGGTTGAACTGAACCGGGCGGTGGCAGTGTCCATGGCGACAGGCCCGGAAGCTGCCTTGGCCATCGTGGACCGCCTGGCGGCCGAAGGTGCACTGCGGGGATCCCATCTGTTGCCCAGTGTGCGGGCCGAGCTGCTGGCAAGGCTCGGCCGGACAGAGGAGGCCCGGGCCGAATTTTCCGCTGCCGCAGCCCTGGCCCGGAACCGCCGCGAACGGGAGGTGCTCGAACGCCGGGCCGCCGCCCCCTGA
- a CDS encoding glycoside hydrolase family 13 protein produces the protein MKDPHWWRQAAVYQIYPRSFSDSNADGLGDLPGITTKVPYLAQLGVDAVWLSPFYPSALADGGYDVDDYRAVDPRLGGLDDFDDLAAALHSGGIKLIVDIVPNHSSNRHAWFQEALASPKGSPARNRYIFRDGTGPGGSLPPSDWQSVFGGSAWEQVPDGQWYLHLFAPEQPDFNWENPEVRAEFLTTLRFWSDRGVDGFRIDVAHALAKDLTEPLAASAELTPEGDGVDGGHPFWDRDEVHQIYAEWRKLFNEYDPPRTAVAEAWVHASRRGRYASPEGLGQAFNFDLLQADFDAARFREVITANLDQAAATGASSTWVLSNHDVVRHATRYGLPPAPAGSKKGQDGKAWVFSGGTEPALDRELGLRRARAATLLMLALPGSAYLYQGEELGLHEVADIPDADRQDPTFHRNAGVDKGRDGCRVPLPWTAEGPSFGFGTGAAHLPQPGDFARAAVSAQEQDGDSTLNFYRRALELRGKQQGPEELLWVRSAATVLHFQRPGGWQSITNFGDAAIELPEGSVLLSSGALEGGLLPPDTTAWLA, from the coding sequence ATGAAGGATCCGCACTGGTGGCGGCAGGCCGCCGTCTACCAGATCTATCCGCGCAGCTTCTCGGATTCGAACGCAGACGGCCTCGGTGACCTGCCCGGCATCACGACCAAGGTTCCGTACCTTGCGCAGCTGGGGGTCGACGCCGTCTGGCTGAGCCCGTTCTACCCCTCGGCGCTCGCCGACGGCGGGTACGACGTCGACGACTACCGCGCCGTCGATCCGCGCCTGGGCGGCCTGGACGACTTCGATGACCTTGCCGCGGCACTGCACTCCGGCGGCATCAAACTGATCGTGGACATCGTCCCGAACCACTCCTCCAACCGCCACGCCTGGTTCCAGGAAGCGCTGGCGTCCCCCAAGGGCTCCCCGGCCCGCAACCGGTACATCTTCCGGGACGGAACAGGACCCGGCGGAAGCCTGCCGCCCTCGGACTGGCAGTCCGTCTTCGGCGGCAGCGCCTGGGAGCAGGTGCCGGACGGGCAGTGGTACCTGCACCTGTTCGCCCCGGAACAGCCCGATTTCAACTGGGAGAACCCCGAGGTGCGCGCGGAGTTCCTCACCACCCTGCGCTTCTGGTCCGACCGCGGTGTGGACGGCTTCCGGATCGATGTGGCCCACGCACTGGCGAAGGACCTTACCGAGCCCCTGGCAGCCAGTGCCGAGCTGACGCCGGAAGGTGACGGTGTCGACGGCGGCCACCCGTTCTGGGACCGTGACGAGGTCCACCAAATCTATGCCGAGTGGCGGAAGCTGTTCAACGAGTACGATCCTCCGCGCACGGCGGTTGCCGAGGCCTGGGTGCATGCCTCGCGCCGCGGGCGGTACGCCAGTCCCGAAGGCCTGGGCCAGGCGTTCAACTTCGACCTGCTCCAGGCGGACTTCGATGCCGCCCGGTTCCGGGAGGTCATCACTGCCAACCTGGACCAGGCCGCTGCCACCGGAGCCTCCTCCACCTGGGTGCTGTCCAACCACGACGTCGTCCGGCACGCCACGCGGTACGGCCTGCCGCCCGCTCCGGCAGGGAGTAAAAAAGGACAGGACGGAAAAGCGTGGGTCTTCTCGGGCGGCACCGAACCGGCGCTGGACCGTGAGCTGGGCCTGCGCCGGGCGCGGGCCGCCACGCTGCTGATGCTCGCGCTGCCGGGTTCGGCCTACCTGTACCAGGGGGAGGAACTGGGCCTGCACGAAGTGGCGGACATCCCGGACGCAGACCGGCAGGATCCAACGTTCCACCGCAACGCGGGTGTGGACAAGGGCCGTGACGGGTGCCGGGTACCCCTGCCCTGGACCGCGGAAGGCCCGTCCTTCGGCTTCGGCACCGGTGCCGCCCATCTGCCCCAGCCCGGCGACTTCGCGCGGGCTGCCGTCTCCGCCCAGGAGCAGGACGGGGACTCGACCCTGAATTTCTACCGCCGTGCCTTGGAGCTGCGCGGAAAGCAGCAGGGTCCGGAGGAACTGCTCTGGGTCCGGAGCGCGGCTACCGTGCTGCACTTCCAACGGCCCGGCGGGTGGCAGAGCATCACCAACTTCGGCGACGCAGCCATCGAACTGCCGGAAGGATCCGTGCTGCTCAGCAGCGGCGCACTCGAGGGCGGCCTGCTGCCGCCCGACACCACCGCCTGGCTGGCCTAG
- a CDS encoding UBP-type zinc finger domain-containing protein has product MDPIPGINVSVPPSGPGCVECAEQQGWWYHLRRCAECGHIGCCDSSPGQHATLHEQQSGHPVIRSFEPGEDWFWNYAESSVFAGPELAPPAHHPNSQSVPGPADRVPPDWQELLH; this is encoded by the coding sequence ATGGACCCGATCCCCGGTATCAACGTTTCAGTTCCGCCCAGCGGCCCGGGCTGTGTGGAATGCGCCGAGCAGCAGGGGTGGTGGTACCACCTGCGCCGGTGTGCCGAATGCGGGCACATCGGCTGCTGCGACAGCTCCCCCGGGCAGCACGCCACCCTTCACGAACAGCAGTCCGGGCATCCCGTGATCCGCAGCTTCGAACCCGGGGAGGACTGGTTCTGGAACTACGCGGAGTCCTCGGTCTTCGCGGGGCCGGAGCTCGCCCCGCCGGCCCACCACCCGAATAGCCAGTCTGTTCCCGGACCGGCTGACCGGGTGCCGCCGGACTGGCAGGAACTGCTGCATTGA
- a CDS encoding SDR family oxidoreductase, whose product MTRTYIVTGSASGIGAATAAILKERGNTVIGVDLRNADVEADLSKPEGRSAAVAKAVELAGGNVDAVIACAGISAPAPITVAVNFFGVTDFLTELAPTLAKSSAPRAAVVSSMASLQPNSPELVDAMLAGNEEEALRIGQALADNGPQTGYLNYPSSKRALSRWVRRESITPAFAGAGIPLNAVAPGTVLSTMTRDLLSTPEGRAMVDSNVPMPLNGHSEPEVIARLLVWLTSEENTHTTGQTIYTDGGADATLRGDDIWS is encoded by the coding sequence ATGACTAGAACCTACATTGTGACCGGATCCGCCTCCGGCATCGGAGCAGCAACCGCCGCCATCCTGAAGGAGCGCGGCAACACCGTCATCGGCGTCGACCTGCGCAACGCCGACGTCGAAGCGGACCTGAGCAAGCCCGAGGGCCGCTCCGCCGCCGTCGCGAAGGCCGTGGAACTTGCCGGCGGGAACGTCGACGCAGTCATCGCGTGCGCCGGCATTTCCGCTCCGGCACCCATCACCGTTGCCGTGAACTTCTTCGGCGTCACGGATTTCCTGACCGAACTGGCCCCGACCCTGGCGAAGAGCAGCGCCCCGCGCGCCGCCGTCGTCAGCTCCATGGCGAGCCTGCAGCCCAACTCCCCCGAACTTGTCGACGCCATGCTCGCCGGCAACGAGGAGGAAGCCCTGCGGATCGGCCAGGCGCTTGCCGACAACGGCCCCCAGACCGGTTACCTGAACTACCCGTCCAGCAAGCGGGCACTGAGCCGCTGGGTCCGCCGCGAGAGCATCACCCCCGCCTTTGCCGGCGCCGGGATTCCGCTGAACGCGGTTGCACCGGGCACCGTGCTCTCCACCATGACGCGAGACCTGCTGTCCACCCCTGAAGGCCGGGCCATGGTGGATTCCAACGTGCCCATGCCGCTGAACGGCCACTCGGAACCGGAAGTTATTGCCCGCCTCCTGGTCTGGCTGACCTCCGAAGAGAACACCCACACCACGGGGCAGACCATCTACACCGACGGCGGCGCCGACGCCACGCTGCGCGGCGACGACATCTGGTCCTAA
- a CDS encoding ABC transporter permease gives MFLALRELRFARARFGLMGGVVALIAVLMVLLSGLSSGLVNDGVSGLKAMPATAFAFNEGTKTDNAFSRSVVDEHQAAVWAEQPGVEESALMGTAMMNGTTGNGTQVDLALFGIEPGSFLAPSVGEGRSMAAPNEIVVSATAAEEGLHIGDVVTLERIGVELTVVGYTDGQETFGHVDLAYLPLDTWQYLASGQSAPGTPTTDTMSRVDFDTASTVALKAADGADIDYAAGDEAAGTVTSTLAESFNASPGYSAETMTLEMIQIFLYAICALVVGAFFTVWTIQRKHELAVLRAVGASTGYLLRDGLLQAAIILVTSTVVGILAGLAMGAGLSGTAMPFALEATPIVTATVLTIVLGLVGAALAIVRISRVDPLAALGGQR, from the coding sequence ATGTTCCTAGCGCTTCGAGAGTTGCGTTTTGCCCGGGCCAGGTTCGGACTGATGGGTGGCGTCGTCGCCCTCATCGCCGTTCTTATGGTCCTTCTATCCGGCTTGTCCTCCGGACTCGTCAACGACGGCGTGTCCGGCCTGAAAGCCATGCCAGCCACCGCCTTCGCCTTCAACGAGGGCACCAAGACCGACAATGCCTTTTCCCGCAGCGTGGTGGACGAGCACCAGGCCGCCGTCTGGGCCGAGCAGCCCGGCGTGGAAGAGTCCGCACTGATGGGCACCGCCATGATGAATGGCACCACCGGCAACGGCACCCAGGTTGACCTGGCCCTGTTCGGGATCGAGCCCGGTTCCTTCCTGGCCCCGAGCGTCGGCGAGGGCCGCAGCATGGCCGCCCCGAACGAGATCGTGGTGTCCGCCACCGCAGCCGAAGAAGGCCTGCACATCGGCGACGTCGTCACCCTGGAGCGGATCGGCGTCGAGCTGACCGTAGTGGGCTACACCGACGGCCAGGAGACTTTCGGACACGTTGACCTCGCCTACCTCCCGCTGGACACCTGGCAGTACCTGGCCAGCGGACAGAGTGCCCCCGGAACGCCGACCACTGACACCATGTCCCGCGTCGACTTCGACACCGCCAGCACGGTTGCCCTGAAGGCAGCCGACGGTGCGGACATCGATTACGCCGCCGGCGATGAAGCCGCCGGAACGGTCACCTCGACCCTGGCGGAGTCCTTCAACGCCTCCCCCGGCTACTCCGCCGAAACCATGACCCTGGAAATGATCCAGATCTTCCTGTACGCCATCTGCGCCCTCGTGGTCGGAGCGTTCTTCACGGTCTGGACCATCCAGCGGAAGCATGAACTTGCGGTGCTGCGCGCCGTAGGCGCCTCCACCGGCTACCTGCTGCGTGACGGACTGCTCCAGGCGGCCATCATCCTGGTGACCTCCACCGTCGTCGGCATTCTCGCCGGCCTCGCCATGGGGGCCGGACTGAGCGGTACGGCCATGCCTTTCGCGCTTGAGGCCACTCCCATCGTGACGGCCACGGTCCTGACGATCGTCCTGGGCCTGGTGGGCGCCGCCCTGGCCATCGTCCGGATTTCCCGCGTAGATCCCCTTGCAGCCCTTGGAGGACAGAGATGA
- a CDS encoding ABC transporter ATP-binding protein, whose protein sequence is MSTATEERTPGTRTGGLLIESANLALGDGDSTVQALDNVSLTVRPGEMVAIVGPSGAGKSSLLAVAGALTTPDSGTVRVNGVDLGTLGKAARARFRLQEIGFVFQSGNLIPALNSVEQLRLMQKLAGSRDTLDPLELLAAVGMDHKARSRPDQLSGGERQRVGIARSLVNRPSLLLVDEPTAALDRARSQDVVALLARETHERGVATVMVTHDHDVLHHCDRVVEMVDGRLSS, encoded by the coding sequence ATGAGCACCGCCACTGAAGAACGCACCCCCGGCACGCGTACCGGCGGACTGCTGATCGAGTCCGCAAACCTCGCCCTTGGCGACGGTGACAGCACGGTGCAGGCCCTGGATAACGTGTCGCTGACCGTCCGGCCCGGTGAGATGGTCGCCATCGTCGGCCCGTCCGGCGCCGGAAAATCCAGCCTGCTGGCCGTGGCCGGGGCCCTCACCACCCCCGATTCCGGAACGGTCCGGGTCAACGGTGTGGATCTGGGCACCTTGGGCAAGGCGGCCCGGGCCCGGTTCCGCCTGCAGGAGATCGGCTTCGTGTTCCAGTCCGGGAACCTGATTCCGGCACTGAATTCGGTGGAACAGCTGCGCCTGATGCAGAAGCTTGCCGGAAGCCGGGACACGCTCGATCCGCTGGAGCTCCTGGCGGCAGTGGGCATGGACCACAAGGCCCGGAGCCGTCCGGACCAGCTGTCCGGCGGTGAGCGCCAGCGCGTCGGCATTGCCCGCTCGCTGGTAAACCGGCCCTCGCTGCTGCTTGTGGATGAGCCCACTGCAGCACTGGACCGCGCCCGCAGCCAGGACGTGGTTGCCCTGCTCGCCCGGGAAACCCATGAGCGCGGCGTTGCTACAGTTATGGTGACGCACGATCACGACGTCCTGCACCATTGCGACCGCGTCGTCGAGATGGTGGATGGTCGCCTCTCAAGCTAG
- a CDS encoding TetR/AcrR family transcriptional regulator — protein MPRITAPTVAEHRAAQQRALLDAARTLLARTGEAPSMAEVAALAGLARPSAYQYYKSRQDLLHALVLDVFPRWTRRVREAMDAEPDPADRILAYVLTNIALVAEGEHAVGNALAAVAPGEELNNQSAMMHRQLLTPLMDTLTLLGVPEPQVTAELINAIVHSSTRLLESGTARETVEERVRELLGPYVRDKRSTHPAREDSA, from the coding sequence GTGCCCCGAATTACTGCCCCCACGGTGGCCGAACACCGGGCGGCACAGCAGCGGGCGCTGCTCGATGCGGCACGCACCCTCCTGGCCCGCACGGGCGAGGCCCCCAGCATGGCCGAAGTGGCCGCGCTGGCGGGCCTCGCCCGTCCGAGTGCCTACCAGTACTACAAGTCCCGCCAGGACCTGCTGCACGCCCTGGTGCTGGATGTGTTTCCGCGCTGGACCCGCCGGGTGCGCGAGGCCATGGATGCGGAACCGGATCCCGCAGACCGCATCCTGGCGTACGTCCTGACCAACATCGCGCTCGTCGCAGAGGGCGAACACGCCGTCGGCAATGCGCTGGCCGCCGTCGCCCCCGGCGAGGAACTGAACAACCAAAGTGCCATGATGCACCGCCAGCTGCTGACCCCGCTGATGGACACGCTCACGCTGCTGGGGGTGCCGGAGCCGCAGGTCACTGCCGAGCTCATCAACGCCATCGTGCACTCGTCCACCCGGCTGCTGGAATCCGGTACCGCCCGGGAGACAGTCGAGGAGCGCGTCCGGGAGCTCCTCGGCCCCTACGTCCGCGACAAACGCTCCACCCATCCCGCCCGGGAGGACTCCGCATGA
- a CDS encoding DUF3054 domain-containing protein produces the protein MTDTTVRSATAVRTWPWVLASDLVLIVVFAALGRQSHEHGLAMLGILTTALPFLLACLLSWAAMRAWRRPARLWPDGVVIWLGTVAAGLGIRALAGGGTAVSFQVVTLAVLGVFLLGQRAVWTVLSRRRRRSIH, from the coding sequence ATGACAGACACGACCGTTCGATCCGCAACGGCCGTCCGGACCTGGCCCTGGGTTCTCGCTTCGGACCTCGTCCTCATCGTCGTTTTCGCCGCACTCGGCCGGCAAAGCCACGAACACGGCTTGGCCATGCTCGGCATCCTCACCACCGCGCTGCCGTTCCTGCTGGCCTGCCTGCTCTCCTGGGCGGCCATGCGCGCCTGGCGGCGTCCGGCACGGCTATGGCCCGACGGCGTCGTCATCTGGCTCGGAACCGTAGCCGCCGGCCTGGGTATCCGTGCGCTGGCCGGCGGCGGCACCGCCGTCAGCTTCCAAGTAGTCACCCTCGCAGTGCTCGGGGTGTTCCTGCTCGGCCAGCGAGCAGTGTGGACAGTGCTTTCCCGCCGCCGGCGCCGTTCCATCCACTAG
- a CDS encoding Lrp/AsnC family transcriptional regulator, whose product MITAFVLIQTDSARIPECAEEISEIDGISEVYSVTGECDLIAIARVQRHEDLADAIANRLSKVDGVIGTTTQIAFRAYSQHDLDAAFSLGFDS is encoded by the coding sequence ATGATCACCGCTTTCGTACTCATCCAGACCGACTCCGCCAGGATCCCGGAATGCGCCGAGGAAATCTCCGAGATCGACGGCATCAGCGAGGTCTACTCAGTGACCGGCGAATGCGACCTGATTGCCATCGCACGGGTGCAGCGCCACGAGGACCTCGCCGATGCGATTGCCAACCGCCTGTCCAAGGTCGACGGCGTGATCGGAACCACCACGCAGATCGCGTTCCGTGCCTACTCGCAGCATGACCTGGACGCGGCGTTCTCGCTGGGCTTCGACAGCTAG
- the trpD gene encoding anthranilate phosphoribosyltransferase produces MTTIPSSGDTWPSLINALIGGENLSTEQTRWAMATIMAGNATDSQIAGFLVALRAKGETVDELTGLVEAMVASARPINIPGETLDIVGTGGDRHNTVNISSMAALVCAGAGAKVVKHGNRAASSASGSADVIEALGVRLDLSVERVAQAAVEAGITFCFAQVFHPSMRFAAVPRREMGVATAFNFMGPLTNPSNPSASAIGVADARLAPLMAGVLARRGVRALVFRGDDGLDEMTTTGVSTVWEVRNGAVEESVVDPLDLGISRATLEDLRGGDAAANAAVVRSVLAGDKGPVRDAVVLNAAAALVALDSEADGPLIDRLSRGLVRACESIDSGAAQAALDRWVAVTQ; encoded by the coding sequence GTGACTACGATTCCGAGTTCCGGTGACACCTGGCCGAGCCTGATTAATGCCCTCATTGGAGGCGAAAACCTCTCCACCGAACAGACCCGATGGGCGATGGCCACCATCATGGCGGGCAACGCCACGGACTCGCAGATTGCTGGGTTCCTCGTGGCGCTGCGGGCCAAGGGCGAAACCGTCGATGAGCTCACCGGGCTGGTCGAGGCCATGGTTGCCAGCGCCCGGCCCATCAACATCCCGGGGGAGACCCTCGACATCGTGGGCACCGGCGGGGACCGCCACAACACCGTGAACATCTCCTCCATGGCTGCACTCGTGTGCGCCGGTGCGGGCGCGAAGGTGGTCAAGCACGGAAACCGTGCTGCGTCGTCGGCCTCCGGATCCGCGGATGTCATTGAAGCGTTGGGGGTCCGGCTGGATCTGTCCGTGGAGCGGGTGGCGCAGGCTGCTGTTGAAGCCGGCATCACGTTCTGCTTTGCCCAGGTCTTCCACCCGTCCATGCGCTTCGCCGCCGTACCCCGCCGCGAAATGGGGGTGGCCACGGCCTTCAACTTCATGGGGCCGCTGACAAATCCGTCCAACCCCAGCGCCTCGGCCATTGGTGTCGCAGACGCCCGGCTGGCACCGCTGATGGCCGGCGTGCTCGCACGGCGCGGTGTGCGCGCCCTGGTGTTCCGCGGCGACGACGGGCTCGACGAGATGACCACCACCGGCGTCTCTACCGTCTGGGAAGTCCGTAACGGGGCCGTAGAGGAGTCCGTAGTGGATCCCTTGGATCTCGGGATCAGCCGGGCCACGCTGGAGGATCTGCGGGGCGGTGACGCCGCCGCGAATGCGGCAGTGGTGCGCAGCGTACTGGCGGGGGACAAGGGACCGGTGCGGGACGCCGTCGTACTGAACGCGGCAGCGGCACTGGTGGCCCTGGACAGCGAGGCGGACGGCCCGCTGATCGACCGGCTGTCCCGCGGCCTGGTCCGTGCCTGCGAGTCGATTGACAGCGGCGCGGCCCAGGCAGCGCTGGACCGCTGGGTGGCCGTTACGCAGTAA